From Woronichinia naegeliana WA131, the proteins below share one genomic window:
- a CDS encoding transposase — protein sequence MLEWWTKNFASCELGDERLNNRAFSIGKKLSEGFGKALSEVFKGGNELKRAYEFLGIRKQTLSR from the coding sequence ATGTTGGAATGGTGGACAAAAAACTTTGCCAGTTGTGAATTGGGAGACGAGAGGCTAAACAATCGTGCCTTCTCGATTGGGAAAAAGTTAAGTGAGGGGTTTGGAAAAGCCTTATCAGAAGTGTTTAAGGGAGGAAACGAGTTAAAGAGGGCCTATGAATTTTTGGGAATCCGAAAACAGACTTTGTCAAGATAA
- a CDS encoding IS4 family transposase, with product MTTAAVEEYKIMLSVGDTTFLDYRNIKEKREGYGPTGKGGNGLILHSALAIEPEKGQVLGLLWQKLWNREVKEKPPTDETAKQKKERQKEQRKAARQRPFEEKESYKWVEALNTCEKQVESSTRVIHVFDREGDVSEVFDSVRQLKHTGVLVRASHNRSLDKNSERLWQHLESEPIRFHQEIEIPSTGKRKARKVKLAVRFCSVNLRTPYRFDNRDPLNVYAVYATEIDCPEGETPLSWMLLTTEVVETIEMAVTILRWYTYRWRVEEFHKVLKSGCQSERYRLASDGMKTLLGFLSVIAVELLHVTYLHRTQPDALAIEILNPLQLQVLKAAASQKLPPILTVAWAVESVAFLGGYLEHRRKTPLGIQVLWRGWLKLHDLCQGWQLAIRT from the coding sequence ATGACAACTGCCGCCGTAGAAGAATATAAGATAATGCTATCAGTCGGAGATACGACCTTCTTAGATTATCGCAATATCAAGGAAAAAAGGGAAGGGTATGGGCCGACTGGAAAAGGAGGGAATGGATTAATACTGCATAGTGCTTTAGCAATTGAGCCAGAAAAAGGACAAGTATTAGGTTTATTATGGCAAAAACTGTGGAATAGGGAGGTAAAAGAAAAGCCCCCAACAGATGAAACGGCGAAGCAGAAAAAAGAAAGACAGAAAGAACAAAGAAAAGCAGCTCGTCAAAGACCATTTGAGGAAAAAGAATCCTACAAATGGGTAGAGGCTCTAAACACCTGTGAGAAACAGGTAGAAAGTTCAACGAGGGTAATTCATGTATTTGACAGAGAAGGAGATGTTTCAGAAGTCTTTGACTCAGTGCGTCAACTCAAGCATACAGGAGTGCTGGTCAGAGCGTCTCATAATCGTAGTTTAGACAAAAATAGTGAACGACTTTGGCAACATTTGGAATCAGAACCGATTCGTTTTCATCAAGAAATCGAGATTCCGAGTACAGGAAAAAGAAAAGCACGGAAGGTTAAGCTTGCCGTCCGATTTTGCTCAGTTAATCTACGAACTCCCTATCGTTTTGATAATCGTGACCCGTTGAATGTCTATGCTGTTTATGCGACAGAAATCGATTGTCCCGAAGGCGAAACTCCTTTATCTTGGATGCTTCTGACTACAGAAGTTGTTGAGACTATTGAGATGGCTGTCACTATTCTTCGTTGGTACACCTACCGATGGCGGGTTGAAGAATTTCATAAAGTCCTTAAGTCTGGTTGTCAGAGTGAGCGTTATCGACTTGCCTCTGATGGAATGAAAACTCTTTTGGGTTTTTTAAGTGTCATTGCTGTTGAACTTTTACACGTTACTTATCTTCATCGTACCCAGCCCGATGCTCTCGCGATTGAAATTCTTAATCCTCTTCAACTTCAGGTGTTAAAAGCAGCCGCCTCTCAAAAACTTCCCCCTATTTTGACTGTTGCTTGGGCTGTCGAGTCTGTTGCTTTTCTTGGTGGTTATCTTGAACATCGTCGTAAAACTCCTCTCGGTATCCAAGTCCTTTGGCGCGGTTGGTTGAAGTTGCATGACCTTTGCCAAGGCTGGCAGCTTGCAATCCGCACTTAA
- a CDS encoding type II toxin-antitoxin system RelE/ParE family toxin, translated as MIYDVRFTKEVKKDISKLTPKLKQKLKKIIQDTLITNPYIGKKLTGDLAGFFSIRL; from the coding sequence ATGATTTATGACGTTCGCTTTACCAAAGAGGTCAAAAAAGATATTTCAAAACTTACACCTAAACTAAAGCAAAAACTCAAAAAAATCATCCAAGATACGCTTATCACAAATCCTTATATTGGTAAAAAATTGACTGGAGACCTTGCTGGCTTCTTCTCTATCCGTTTATAA
- a CDS encoding type II toxin-antitoxin system Phd/YefM family antitoxin, with product MEKLTVTAAQEDLMNLVKLVTEENKSYQIEIADSSAVLISQKNYESLQETLELLSIPGFRESLERSLQQIINNETYSLDEVLGDID from the coding sequence ATGGAAAAACTAACCGTTACTGCCGCCCAAGAAGATTTAATGAACCTAGTTAAATTAGTCACAGAAGAAAATAAATCCTATCAAATAGAGATTGCTGATAGTTCGGCTGTTTTGATCTCACAAAAAAACTATGAGAGCTTACAAGAAACCTTAGAATTACTTTCAATTCCTGGATTTAGAGAAAGTCTAGAAAGATCCCTACAACAAATAATTAATAATGAAACCTACTCTTTAGATGAAGTGTTGGGAGACATTGATTGA
- a CDS encoding type II toxin-antitoxin system HicB family antitoxin, translating into MNYKYRVNVVWSDEDDCYLVELPEFSHPLQQYFTHGDTYEEAIANAQEVLELLIEDYEATGKLLPVPQTVQTVS; encoded by the coding sequence ATGAATTATAAATACCGCGTTAATGTTGTCTGGTCTGATGAAGATGATTGCTATTTGGTGGAGTTACCTGAATTTAGCCACCCACTACAGCAATATTTTACCCATGGCGACACCTATGAAGAAGCGATCGCAAATGCTCAGGAGGTATTGGAATTACTGATTGAGGATTATGAGGCGACGGGTAAGCTTTTGCCTGTTCCCCAAACAGTTCAGACTGTATCGTGA
- a CDS encoding Txe/YoeB family addiction module toxin, producing the protein MAWWVEYDRKQALKIIKLIQEVQRDPFQGIGKPEKLKHDLSGCWSRRIDKEHRLVYEVLEDKIRILSCRFHY; encoded by the coding sequence TTGGCTTGGTGGGTTGAGTATGACCGCAAGCAGGCTTTAAAAATTATTAAGCTGATTCAGGAAGTTCAACGCGATCCTTTTCAAGGAATTGGTAAGCCTGAAAAGTTAAAGCATGATTTATCGGGTTGTTGGTCGAGAAGAATTGATAAGGAACATCGTTTAGTTTATGAGGTTTTAGAGGATAAAATTAGGATTCTTTCTTGTCGATTTCATTACTAA
- a CDS encoding DUF433 domain-containing protein — translation MAIDSTRLIISSSDIRQGKPRIAGTSITVHRIAIWYKLGYSAEEIVDQYSHLNLAQVYAALAYYHSHQSIIDAEIAADEQQEKRLEAEYLQTQKVPL, via the coding sequence ATGGCTATCGATAGCACCAGATTAATTATCAGTTCTTCTGATATTCGACAGGGCAAACCCCGCATTGCTGGAACTAGTATAACGGTTCATCGTATTGCGATTTGGTATAAGTTGGGATACAGTGCGGAGGAAATTGTCGATCAATATTCCCATCTCAATTTAGCTCAAGTTTATGCGGCGTTAGCCTATTATCACTCGCACCAATCTATTATTGATGCTGAAATTGCGGCTGATGAGCAACAAGAGAAACGCCTTGAAGCAGAATATTTACAAACTCAGAAAGTTCCATTATGA
- a CDS encoding DUF5615 family PIN-like protein — protein MKIRLYLDEDAMAEDLVRALLSRGVDLTTANLEGMIERDDREHLDYAISQGRVLYSYNVGDYLALHRQYLQENKFHQGIILTQQQKYSIGEQMRRILRLIGALSAEEMENRLEFLSVWS, from the coding sequence ATGAAAATTCGTCTTTATTTAGATGAGGATGCAATGGCTGAAGATTTGGTCAGGGCGTTACTGAGTCGTGGGGTTGATTTAACAACAGCTAATTTGGAGGGGATGATTGAACGGGATGATCGGGAGCATCTTGATTATGCGATAAGTCAGGGTAGGGTTTTATATTCTTACAATGTCGGTGATTATCTTGCTCTTCATCGTCAGTATTTACAGGAAAATAAATTTCATCAGGGAATTATTTTAACCCAACAACAAAAATATAGTATTGGTGAGCAAATGCGGCGAATTTTAAGATTGATTGGTGCTTTGTCTGCTGAAGAAATGGAGAATAGACTTGAGTTTTTGAGCGTTTGGAGCTAA
- a CDS encoding type II toxin-antitoxin system YafQ family toxin, protein MSTRYPSTNYGGNSCVSFVLLRSNIFIRNARKIVKKQPFLAQNIQDTLELLQLNPFHPRLRSHKLKGELKESYACSAGYDLRIIFKFVEHENKQAILLESVGTHDEVY, encoded by the coding sequence ATGTCAACCCGCTACCCCTCAACAAATTATGGAGGAAATTCTTGCGTGAGTTTTGTTTTATTGCGTTCAAATATTTTTATTAGAAACGCTCGTAAAATCGTCAAAAAACAACCTTTTTTAGCTCAAAATATTCAAGACACCTTAGAATTATTACAACTTAATCCTTTTCACCCTAGACTAAGAAGCCATAAATTAAAAGGAGAACTGAAAGAATCCTATGCTTGCAGTGCAGGTTACGATCTTAGGATTATCTTTAAATTTGTTGAGCATGAAAACAAACAAGCAATTCTTTTAGAATCTGTTGGCACACACGATGAAGTTTATTAA
- a CDS encoding PIN domain-containing protein: protein MKYVVDTHALIWFLEGNSRLGENAKNVLSDPTSQLILPAIALAEAAWIVERGRTSIPSVVALLNAVNADLRLFIYPLDKAIIQESLSLSAITEMHDRQIVSTVLILAHQGEIVTLLTCDQNITTSGLVPIFW, encoded by the coding sequence ATGAAATATGTTGTTGATACCCACGCCTTAATCTGGTTTTTGGAAGGTAATTCTCGCTTAGGAGAAAATGCCAAAAATGTTCTTTCTGACCCGACCAGTCAATTAATTTTGCCAGCCATAGCCTTAGCAGAAGCGGCTTGGATTGTTGAGCGAGGTAGAACGTCGATTCCTTCAGTTGTAGCATTACTAAATGCAGTAAATGCTGATCTTCGATTATTCATATATCCTCTAGATAAAGCTATCATTCAAGAGAGTCTCAGTCTATCTGCCATTACTGAAATGCACGACCGACAAATTGTTTCAACTGTGCTAATCTTGGCACATCAAGGAGAAATCGTAACTTTATTAACTTGCGATCAAAATATTACTACGTCTGGATTAGTTCCCATTTTCTGGTAG
- a CDS encoding Rpn family recombination-promoting nuclease/putative transposase — MFDNTCKFLAESFSEDFASWLLGTPVAMTRLSPSELSLEPIRADALILLNSDNFVLHLEFQTEPDPTMGFRMADYRLRVFRRFPTKQMRQVVIYLTRSKSELVYQNLFEIPGTRHEFEVIRLWEQSTQPFLKATGLLPLAVLTQTSDAAQTLRQVAARIEAIPELRVQSNVAASTGILAGLLLKRDFINQILRRDIMQQSVIYQDILQEGEERGERSLVLRQLTRRIGEVSPERRSQIQALSLPQLEALGEALLDFTKPEDLHEWIRSHS, encoded by the coding sequence ATGTTCGATAACACTTGTAAATTCCTCGCTGAGAGCTTTTCTGAAGATTTTGCTTCCTGGTTACTGGGTACACCTGTAGCCATGACCCGACTCAGCCCGTCTGAACTGTCCCTTGAGCCGATTCGAGCGGATGCTTTGATTTTGCTGAATTCTGATAATTTTGTCCTTCATCTTGAGTTTCAGACCGAACCAGACCCCACAATGGGCTTCAGAATGGCAGATTACCGTCTGAGAGTTTTTCGGCGTTTTCCAACAAAACAAATGCGCCAAGTGGTCATTTATCTGACCCGTTCAAAATCGGAATTAGTTTATCAAAACCTGTTTGAGATTCCTGGCACTCGTCATGAATTTGAGGTCATTCGGTTGTGGGAACAATCCACTCAACCATTTCTGAAAGCGACAGGATTGTTACCTTTAGCTGTACTGACACAAACTTCGGATGCTGCTCAAACGTTGCGTCAGGTGGCCGCAAGAATTGAGGCGATTCCAGAATTAAGGGTGCAGAGTAATGTGGCTGCGTCCACAGGGATTCTGGCAGGGCTATTATTGAAGAGGGACTTCATCAATCAGATTTTACGGAGAGACATTATGCAACAGTCTGTAATTTATCAAGATATTCTCCAAGAAGGGGAAGAAAGAGGTGAACGATCGCTCGTCCTGCGCCAACTTACACGACGGATTGGTGAAGTGTCCCCAGAAAGGCGATCGCAGATTCAAGCCTTATCTCTCCCTCAACTGGAGGCTTTGGGTGAGGCATTGTTGGATTTTACGAAACCCGAAGATTTGCATGAATGGATACGATCGCACTCTTAG
- a CDS encoding IS1 family transposase, whose amino-acid sequence MSTLNKSSIDLLSDIGLCQEKEEALFQKNCPHCYSENVKIHSHYQTKGNGERKMFICQECSSCFAETYGSVIAGLETPLSEIVKVLKAIMEGIGLNAAARVFGYAKTTILNWEKKLSGLQETLFLYALVNEFVKLVIEGDELYTKVGKNKEASASEGWTIVLMDRASRFIWHLKCGRKEQKLFLEAMMTVTELFERSAESLQLFTDGEKRYSQLLFNICHEVLRTGKRGRPTKVLPKGLVVRLKNKSSKRRDSEGKLKKVETPKPEHPETTEKPEEKDIHANHVEAFNSAIRRYLAAFRRRTNTYAKSVVGLQRVLDIFWMVHNFVRSHFTTREVPAVALGIIEKGFTWEDLLQIRLIS is encoded by the coding sequence ATGTCAACATTAAATAAAAGCTCAATTGACCTCCTAAGTGATATTGGCTTGTGCCAAGAGAAAGAGGAAGCCTTATTTCAGAAAAACTGCCCTCATTGCTATAGTGAAAACGTAAAAATACATTCTCATTATCAAACGAAAGGTAACGGGGAACGTAAAATGTTCATTTGTCAAGAATGTAGTTCTTGTTTTGCTGAGACTTATGGTAGCGTAATCGCTGGCTTAGAAACCCCATTAAGTGAAATTGTAAAAGTATTAAAAGCCATAATGGAAGGAATAGGATTAAATGCAGCAGCCCGAGTATTCGGCTACGCGAAAACAACAATATTGAATTGGGAAAAGAAATTATCAGGATTACAAGAGACATTATTTTTATACGCCTTAGTGAATGAATTTGTTAAATTAGTAATAGAAGGGGATGAACTATACACAAAAGTTGGAAAAAATAAAGAAGCAAGTGCCTCTGAGGGGTGGACAATCGTCCTCATGGACAGGGCTAGCCGCTTTATTTGGCATTTAAAATGTGGTCGAAAAGAGCAGAAATTATTTCTAGAAGCAATGATGACGGTAACGGAATTATTTGAAAGGAGTGCAGAATCTCTCCAGTTATTTACAGATGGAGAAAAGCGATATAGTCAACTGCTATTTAATATTTGTCACGAAGTATTAAGGACTGGAAAGCGAGGTCGTCCCACCAAAGTATTACCGAAGGGTCTTGTGGTAAGACTAAAAAATAAGAGTAGTAAACGTCGAGATTCTGAGGGTAAACTAAAGAAAGTAGAAACTCCGAAACCAGAACATCCAGAGACAACAGAAAAACCAGAAGAAAAGGACATCCATGCCAACCACGTTGAGGCATTTAATAGTGCTATCCGACGCTATTTAGCCGCCTTTCGTCGTCGTACAAATACTTATGCTAAATCTGTTGTGGGATTACAGCGAGTCCTAGATATTTTCTGGATGGTTCATAACTTTGTTCGCAGCCATTTTACGACTAGAGAAGTTCCTGCTGTAGCTCTCGGTATAATTGAAAAAGGGTTTACTTGGGAGGACTTACTCCAAATTCGCCTGATTTCTTGA
- a CDS encoding Rpn family recombination-promoting nuclease/putative transposase, whose translation MFDNTCKFLAESFSEDFASWLLGTPVTMTRLSPSELSLEPIRADALILLNSDNFVLHLEFQTEPDPTMGFRMADYRLRVFRRFPTKQMRQVVIYLTRSNSELVYQNLFEIPGTRHEFEVIRLWEQPTQSFLEARGLLPLAVLTQTSDAAKTLRQVAARIEAIPELRVQSNVAASTGILAGLLLKRDFINQILRRDIMQQSVIYQDILQEGEQTGALKQGQSLILRLLVRRIGEVSPERRSQIQALSLPQLEALGEALLDFTKPDDLHEWIRSQS comes from the coding sequence ATGTTCGATAACACTTGTAAATTCCTCGCTGAGAGCTTTTCTGAAGATTTTGCTTCCTGGTTGCTGGGTACACCCGTCACCATGACCCGACTCAGCCCATCTGAACTGTCCCTTGAGCCGATTCGAGCGGATGCTTTGATTTTGCTGAATTCTGATAATTTTGTCCTTCATCTTGAGTTTCAGACCGAACCAGACCCCACAATGGGCTTCAGAATGGCAGATTACCGTCTGAGAGTTTTTCGGCGTTTTCCAACAAAACAAATGCGTCAAGTGGTCATTTATTTGACCCGTTCAAACTCGGAATTAGTTTATCAAAACCTGTTTGAGATTCCTGGTACTCGTCATGAGTTTGAGGTCATTCGGCTATGGGAGCAGCCCACTCAATCGTTTTTGGAAGCGAGGGGGTTATTGCCTTTGGCTGTACTGACACAAACCTCTGATGCTGCTAAAACGTTGCGTCAGGTGGCAGCAAGAATTGAGGCGATTCCAGAATTAAGGGTGCAGAGTAATGTGGCTGCGTCCACGGGGATTCTGGCAGGGCTATTATTGAAGAGGGACTTCATCAATCAGATTTTACGGAGAGACATTATGCAACAGTCTGTAATTTATCAAGATATTCTCCAGGAAGGCGAGCAGACGGGGGCACTCAAACAGGGTCAATCGCTGATTCTCCGCCTCTTAGTACGACGGATTGGTGAAGTATCCCCAGAAAGGCGATCGCAGATTCAAGCTTTATCCCTTCCTCAACTGGAGGCTTTGGGTGAGGCGTTGTTGGATTTTACGAAACCCGACGATTTACATGAATGGATACGATCGCAATCTTAG
- a CDS encoding Uma2 family endonuclease has protein sequence MVIAQEKPTIATVTKTFVTLEEYRAIAETAEERYEYCNGEMIVMSGGTVTHSAITINILVYLGFLLRDTDFRYSTRLMNNPITIMSQIPAFLNE, from the coding sequence ATGGTTATTGCTCAAGAAAAACCGACTATTGCGACAGTTACTAAAACCTTTGTCACCTTGGAAGAATATCGGGCGATCGCGGAAACAGCCGAGGAACGTTATGAATATTGCAATGGAGAAATGATTGTTATGTCTGGAGGAACCGTAACCCATAGCGCGATCACGATCAACATATTGGTTTATTTGGGATTTTTGTTGAGAGATACGGATTTTCGCTATTCAACGCGATTAATGAATAATCCAATAACAATAATGTCTCAAATCCCCGCTTTTTTAAATGAATGA
- a CDS encoding AAA-like domain-containing protein — protein MSNESSLGYQYEVGGTLPPDAPTYVKREADDQLYETLTAGKFCYVVNSRQMGKSSLWVRTKKRLEAENFVCVAIDLTGIGKGTREEWYASIADCLLEKFSPQSKSSWSSEKSVLSLVKQLDALVEEVILTAIPPETKVVIFIDEIDYVRNLGSKEDRFTDEFFVWIRACYNKRSYNPDYNRLTFCLLGVATPSDLIEDKTVTPFNIGQAIALKGFTASEVGPLMIGLAGKVDDPSAVMTQVLYWTGGQPFLTQRLCYLIVNNSQRITTGKETELVGQVVQSFIIDNWEAQDNQEHLKTISVRLLNNEQMAVDLLDLYRQILQQSEVKARENLEQRELQLSGLVIKEGGKLRVYNPIYAAVFNELWIDDQLAELRPYALLMKAWFASNCQDASKLLIGTSLKKALEWAKDKHLSAKDHKYLNASQQSLNNRRLKTVFFTAVGLLSGIIGSWLWYEYRYAFCPIGERVWETNDCVRSIISSGEKPRLFLGRTNVDLEEGTKNFQKGEYKEAKKRFEQAKYVDPSDPVPYIYSNNAEARLQSEQKEQPPWKLAVVVGIDSFEDTAREILRGVADSQEQFNRTGGKDGRLLEILIINDGNQPKFSRKIAERLVNRQDILGIIGHAPSESSKEALPVYEKRNLAMLSPTSSSSELKGEVFFRAIQSTTESAEVYADYFKNNLSLNTDKLRIFYSEDRLYSDSLAKNFVENFTEKNSIHSSQSVKDLCRLAKITCDDFSDSFINIKDVLNKAKKDEIIFLIPSLDLTSLALAFSRINHKEYKDKNIKILVAMSLPETSIANSSFDGLLFAIPCVDKQSPYVTKAKKKWQQDIPSWRATGSYDATQAFVQAIHSSSPQKREDMVQALKSVTLSKEESSGFGLKWSQDQSNEKRPYCMYEVYQGTPREVKENKCDRHP, from the coding sequence ATGAGCAACGAGTCAAGTTTAGGTTATCAGTATGAGGTCGGGGGAACTTTGCCTCCCGATGCACCTACTTATGTGAAAAGAGAAGCCGATGATCAGCTTTATGAGACTTTAACAGCGGGTAAGTTTTGCTATGTTGTTAACTCTCGGCAGATGGGCAAGTCTAGCCTTTGGGTACGGACAAAAAAGCGATTAGAAGCAGAAAATTTCGTCTGTGTTGCCATCGATTTAACTGGTATTGGTAAGGGAACAAGAGAAGAGTGGTATGCTTCTATTGCAGATTGTTTGCTCGAAAAATTTTCGCCTCAGAGTAAATCCAGTTGGTCGAGTGAAAAGAGTGTTCTTTCTCTTGTAAAGCAATTAGATGCATTGGTGGAAGAGGTGATTTTAACTGCGATTCCACCAGAAACAAAGGTCGTTATTTTTATTGATGAAATAGATTATGTTCGCAATTTAGGCAGTAAGGAAGATCGTTTTACAGATGAATTTTTTGTCTGGATTCGGGCCTGTTATAACAAACGTAGTTATAATCCTGATTATAATCGCCTAACGTTTTGTTTGTTGGGGGTGGCGACTCCTTCTGATTTGATTGAGGATAAAACGGTTACGCCTTTTAATATTGGTCAAGCGATCGCGCTTAAGGGTTTTACGGCTTCGGAAGTTGGGCCTTTAATGATTGGTTTAGCAGGAAAAGTTGATGATCCATCGGCAGTGATGACTCAAGTTCTTTATTGGACAGGGGGACAACCTTTTTTAACTCAGCGATTATGTTATTTGATCGTTAATAATTCTCAACGGATTACGACTGGCAAGGAGACGGAGTTAGTTGGTCAGGTTGTCCAATCTTTTATTATTGATAATTGGGAGGCACAGGATAATCAGGAGCATTTGAAAACGATTAGCGTTCGCCTCTTAAATAATGAGCAAATGGCTGTTGATTTGCTGGATTTATATCGTCAGATTTTACAACAATCAGAAGTCAAAGCAAGAGAAAATTTGGAACAAAGGGAGTTACAGTTATCGGGATTAGTCATCAAAGAAGGCGGTAAATTGCGAGTTTATAATCCCATTTATGCGGCAGTTTTTAATGAATTATGGATTGATGACCAGTTAGCAGAATTGCGTCCCTATGCTTTATTAATGAAAGCTTGGTTCGCTTCAAATTGTCAGGATGCCTCTAAGCTTCTTATTGGAACTAGCTTGAAAAAAGCCCTTGAATGGGCAAAAGATAAACACTTAAGTGCTAAAGATCATAAATATTTAAATGCAAGTCAGCAATCCTTAAATAACAGAAGACTTAAAACTGTTTTCTTTACGGCGGTGGGTCTTTTGAGCGGAATTATTGGATCATGGTTATGGTATGAGTATCGGTATGCTTTTTGTCCTATTGGAGAAAGAGTATGGGAAACTAATGACTGTGTTAGAAGTATTATAAGTAGTGGTGAAAAGCCTAGATTATTTCTAGGCCGTACTAATGTTGATCTTGAGGAGGGAACTAAAAATTTTCAGAAGGGGGAATACAAGGAGGCAAAAAAAAGATTTGAACAAGCAAAATATGTTGATCCAAGTGATCCAGTACCCTATATTTACTCTAATAATGCTGAAGCTCGATTGCAGAGTGAACAAAAAGAACAACCACCTTGGAAACTGGCTGTTGTCGTTGGCATTGATTCTTTTGAGGATACAGCTAGAGAAATATTGAGAGGGGTCGCTGATAGTCAAGAGCAATTTAATCGAACAGGCGGAAAAGATGGAAGGTTACTGGAAATCCTTATTATTAATGATGGTAATCAGCCTAAGTTTTCCCGAAAAATTGCGGAGAGACTAGTCAATCGTCAGGATATTTTAGGCATTATTGGACATGCTCCTAGTGAAAGTAGTAAAGAAGCACTTCCTGTCTATGAAAAAAGAAATTTGGCAATGCTTTCTCCGACAAGCTCTAGTAGTGAATTAAAAGGAGAAGTATTTTTTCGAGCAATTCAATCTACAACAGAATCAGCTGAAGTTTATGCTGATTATTTCAAAAATAATTTATCTTTAAACACCGATAAATTAAGAATTTTTTATAGTGAAGATAGACTTTATAGTGACAGTTTAGCAAAAAACTTTGTGGAAAATTTTACAGAAAAAAACAGTATACACTCATCCCAATCGGTTAAAGACCTTTGCCGATTAGCAAAGATAACTTGTGATGATTTTTCAGATTCTTTTATCAACATTAAAGATGTGCTAAATAAGGCAAAAAAAGATGAAATTATTTTCTTAATTCCTAGCCTAGATTTAACTTCTTTGGCCCTAGCTTTTTCTCGAATTAATCATAAAGAGTATAAAGATAAAAATATAAAAATTTTAGTTGCAATGTCATTGCCTGAAACATCTATTGCCAATTCTTCTTTTGATGGTCTGCTCTTTGCAATACCTTGTGTCGATAAACAATCTCCGTATGTAACAAAGGCAAAGAAAAAATGGCAACAGGATATTCCTTCTTGGCGTGCTACTGGTAGTTATGATGCCACCCAGGCATTTGTTCAAGCGATTCATTCAAGTTCACCTCAAAAAAGAGAAGATATGGTTCAAGCACTAAAATCCGTTACACTTTCAAAAGAAGAGTCTTCTGGTTTTGGGTTAAAGTGGTCACAAGATCAATCTAACGAAAAGAGACCATATTGTATGTACGAAGTTTATCAAGGTACACCTAGAGAAGTGAAAGAAAATAAGTGCGATCGCCATCCTTAA